The proteins below come from a single Triticum aestivum cultivar Chinese Spring chromosome 5D, IWGSC CS RefSeq v2.1, whole genome shotgun sequence genomic window:
- the LOC123122281 gene encoding endoglucanase 23 has product MASAPAHHLRVRVLLVVLCAVSASASASFPWPWKRSGHDYRDALAKCILFFEGQRSGRLPADQRAAWRGDSGVSDGRAAGAGVDLEGGYYDAGDNVKFGFPMAFTTTMLSWSVLEFGDDMPREERRHAADAVRWGTDYLLKTLAHPGVIFMQVGDPWKDHECWERPEDMDTERTVYNVSAGRPGSEVAGETAAALAAASMVFRDGDREYAELLLDSAKKAFEFADSHRGAYSDDMDLRAGGCPFYCDFNGYQDELLWGAAWLRRASGDDTFREYIQNNGKTLGAEDSINEFGWDNKHAGLNVLISKEFIEGEALSMQSYKESADSFICTLIPESSSPHIQYTPGGMIYKPGGSNMQHVTSISFLLLTYAKYLTKSSHTVNCGDISVGPDTLRLQAKKQIDYLLGDNPMKMSYMVGYGDRYPQRIHHRGSSLPSIKDHPERMACKDGTPYYDSSSPNPNPLVGAIVGGPGEDDAYGDDRADYRKSEPTTYINAPLVGVLAYFVGNPNPGHIRH; this is encoded by the exons ATGGCCTCTGCCCCCGCCCACCACTTGCGCGTGCGCGTCCTACTAGTGGTACTGTGCgccgtctcggcgtcggcgtcggcgtcgtttCCGTGGCCGTGGAAGCGGAGCGGGCACGACTACCGCGACGCTCTGGCCAAGTGCATCCTCTTCTTCGAGGGGCAGCGGTCCGGGCGGCTGCCGGCGGACCAGCGCGCGGCGTGGCGGGGCGACTCCGGCGTGTcggacggcagggcggcgggcgcCGGGGTCGACCTGGAGGGCGGGTACTACGACGCCGGCGACAACGTCAAGTTCGGCTTCCCCATGGCCTTCACCACCACCATGCTGTCCTGGAGCGTCCTCGAGTTCGGCGACGACATGCCGCGCGAGGAGCGCCGCCACGCCGCCGACGCCGTGCGCTGGGGCACCGACTACCTCCTCAAGACCCTCGCCCACCCCGGCGTCATCTTCATGCAG GTGGGCGACCCGTGGAAGGACCACGAGTGCTGGGAGAGGCCGGAGGACATGGACACGGAGCGCACGGTGTACAACGTCAGCGCGGGGCGGCCGGGGTCGGAGGTGgccggggagacggcggcggcgctggccgcgGCGTCCATGGTGTTCCGCGACGGCGACCGGGAGTACGCCGAGCTGCTGCTCGACAGCGCCAAGAAGGCGTTCGAGTTCGCCGACTCGCACAGGGGCGCCTACAGCGACGACATGGATCTCAGAGCCGGCGGCTGCCCCTTCTACTGCGACTTCAACGGATACCAG GATGAGCTGCTGTGGGGCGCGGCGTGGCTACGGAGGGCCTCCGGGGACGACACATTCCGGGAGTACATCCAGAACAACGGCAAGACCCTCGGAGCAGAGGACAGCATCAACGAGTTTGGTTGGGACAACAAGCACGCCGGTCTCAATGTCCTCATTTCCAAG GAGTTCATAGAAGGCGAGGCGCTGTCCATGCAGTCCTACAAGGAGTCCGCAGACAGCTTCATCTGCACGCTCATCCCTGAGTCGTCGTCGCCGCACATCCAGTACACGCCCGGTGGCATGATCTACAAGCCTGGAGGCAGCAACATGCAGCATGTCACCTCCATCTCCTTCCTGCTCCTGACCTACGCCAAGTACCTCACGAAGTCCTCTCACACTGTCAACTGTGGTGACATTTCAGTTGGCCCAGACACCCTCCGGCTTCAAGCCAAAAAACAG ATAGATTATCTGTTGGGAGACAACCCGATGAAAATGTCGTACATGGTCGGGTACGGCGACCGATATCCTCAGCGGATCCACCACCGAGGGTCATCTTTGCCTTCGATCAAGGACCACCCGGAGCGCATGGCGTGCAAAGACGGCACGCCTTACTACGACTCGTCTAGCCCGAACCCTAACCCGTTGGTCGGCGCCATCGTCGGCGGGCCAGGGGAGGATGATGCTTATGGGGACGACCGTGCTGATTACAGGAAATCTGAACCCACTACGTACATCAATGCTCCCTTGGTAGGGGTTCTTGCCTACTTTGTTGGCAACCCAAACCCAGGCCATATCAGACACTGA